TTAGTTTAATCGTTTTTGTCTTCCAGGGCCAGCCTGCGGTAGATGATGAAGAGGCATACCTGTTTCAGGCAAAAACTTATCTTACCGGTCGACTGGTTCTGCCTGTTCCACTCGCGCCCAATTCGATTTCCAGAACTTTCATGATTATCAATTGGTGTTGGACAACCAGATATCTCTGGGGACACCCTATCATTTTGGCTATTGGAATGGTTGTTGGTTCACCATACATAATAACGGTTCTGATGGCTCTTGGCTCGATCTTGTTACTCTATCTGGTTGGATGTCAAACAACATCGAAAAAAGAAGCGACAATAGCAGCCATTTTGATGGGATTATCACCATTTTTCCTGTTTGTCTCAGCGACACTTCTAACTGGCGTTTCCATGTTGTTCCTTCTTCTGCTTTTTATTCTAGGCTGGTTTCATCTAGAAAAATGCCCTAGGGTCTTATTGGCGCTTGGAATGGGATTCTGTTTGGGTTGGGCATTTACGATACGTCCTTTGACAGCTATTCTTTTCGGGGTACCTTTTGCTGTGATGGCCATGTGTAAAACATGGTACGATCCAAAGAACTGGCTCCCTCCTTCTTTGAGCTTAGCATTGGGCGGCGGGATGGTGCTACTATCAGTATTCGCTTACAATGAATTGGTTACTGGAAATCCCCTCACATTTCCACATTTCTACTACAATCCTATGGAACGCCTCGGATTTGGACAGAGAACCAATGGCTTGTTCACCCCGTTCCATGCTCTAATTAACCTATTCAAAAGCCTCATTCTGGTCAATTCCTGGCTGTTCGGCTGGCCTATTTCGTTACTGCCGATCGGCGCCGTGATGTCGTTGAGAGGAATTATGACCTTTGGCCCAACAACGAACTTCACTAGTACATGGAGTTTCGACCTATCGTGGAAGTCCTCGGACACGCTTTGGGTTGCTATAATATTTAGCGTCTGCTTCGGGTATTTTTTTTACTGCTGGTCTCTCTCCATCTTGACTATGCCGATATATTATTATGAATTGTTGATCCCATTATGTCTTCTTTCGGCAAAAAGTTTAATGGTTCTCCATACGTTTTTCTCTAACACGAAATTATCTCAACTGCGAACATTTGTTCCCGTTTTCTGTGGGCTTTCTTTCATCGGAAGTTTTCTTTTTTTCATCCCATTCAAAGCTGTTCACATGCGTGAAACATACAAATCATACAGAGCGCCCATCGAACTCGCATGTAGCTCCATAAAAGAAAAGGCCTTGGTTTACGTAGGTATCCGTAAACCTTCGAGGGCCCCTATGCAAAGCCTACCATATCCATCTCCTGAACTGGATGATAAAATCCTTTTCGTGTTTCTCAAAGACGACTACACCAATAAAGAGGCTAACAAAGTTTTTGCGGACCGAACCCCTTATCTCCTCTATTATGACAAAGATACAGAAACGTACACTATGCAAAAGCTTCCAAAATCAAACCCGTTTGATCAAATCAATTTGAGGGATAACATTAGACAGGAAAAAATATCAGGAAAAATTGTACGACCATGACATCCCTTCAAAGAGTCAAAACTGGAATTGTGGAGAATTTCAAAGGATTTTTGCGATGCCTAAATGGGAAAAGTCAATTTACTACGCTTTAATCGTTTTTTCGATAGTCGTTGGAGTTTACGAGTTAAATGTGTTTCGACATTTCATGGTGGACGACGCATTCATAAGTTTACGTTATGTAAGAAACGCTCTTGAGGGACATGGCCTAGTTTACAACATTGGTGAACACGTTGAGGGTTTCACGAGTCCATTATACATTTTGTTGACTTACATTCTCGGACGTTTTGGTTTAGATCTCGTCCTGGTCTCCAAGATACTGGGAGCATTGTCGTTCCTGCTGATTCTCGGATGTTTATGCATATGGGGTTCAATTAGAAAAACAGGTCAATTTCTTGATCTGCCCGCATTTGTATTAACATTTTCAATTGTAGTCACATCTTTCTCGCTCACTTTTTTCGCTATTACAGGCATGGAGACCGCGATATTTTCCTGGCTGACGTTGCTGGTTTTTCTTGACGCCACCCGTTTTGAAATCACTTTTAGATCAATTTTCTTAATATTTATTGCATTTTTGTGCAGACCGGAGGGAATTACTTTTTTGCCATGGATCATGTTGGCAATATTTTGTGTCAGGAGAACAGATAACCATCTAGCTGTCAGGAATATGAAAAGCATTCTTCATTTTAGACCGAAAGAAATTTCGGCTATTTGTGTTTTCTTGCTAGCTGTCGCAATATTCGAATTTGTACGTTGGATGTATTATGGGGAAATTCTTCCTAATACATTTTTTGCTAAAGCGCCGTGGACCATGGAAAGCGGAACTGTTCATTGGAGTCTGAAGGGTACGGGTTCGATCATTTA
The window above is part of the Desulfomonilaceae bacterium genome. Proteins encoded here:
- a CDS encoding glycosyltransferase family 39 protein, whose product is MIKTKKYFIFGAVFFGLYIVGLVLILTYVFPVRPRFASILCSIWDVVTLLPSTLFFSIWLISTFSGRFNKSIDNLSKLSIGNKTVIVCLTLSAVIIISLIVFVFQGQPAVDDEEAYLFQAKTYLTGRLVLPVPLAPNSISRTFMIINWCWTTRYLWGHPIILAIGMVVGSPYIITVLMALGSILLLYLVGCQTTSKKEATIAAILMGLSPFFLFVSATLLTGVSMLFLLLLFILGWFHLEKCPRVLLALGMGFCLGWAFTIRPLTAILFGVPFAVMAMCKTWYDPKNWLPPSLSLALGGGMVLLSVFAYNELVTGNPLTFPHFYYNPMERLGFGQRTNGLFTPFHALINLFKSLILVNSWLFGWPISLLPIGAVMSLRGIMTFGPTTNFTSTWSFDLSWKSSDTLWVAIIFSVCFGYFFYCWSLSILTMPIYYYELLIPLCLLSAKSLMVLHTFFSNTKLSQLRTFVPVFCGLSFIGSFLFFIPFKAVHMRETYKSYRAPIELACSSIKEKALVYVGIRKPSRAPMQSLPYPSPELDDKILFVFLKDDYTNKEANKVFADRTPYLLYYDKDTETYTMQKLPKSNPFDQINLRDNIRQEKISGKIVRP